A stretch of Arachis hypogaea cultivar Tifrunner chromosome 15, arahy.Tifrunner.gnm2.J5K5, whole genome shotgun sequence DNA encodes these proteins:
- the LOC112750227 gene encoding HVA22-like protein c isoform X2: MGASENNFLHVIAKNFDVLALPLVTLVYPLYASIQAIETRLAIWPYAKLILSCWLVLPHFNGAAHVYKQYIRPFYMNPQLPHLPQMPRTSHMWYVPRKNIFSKQDDVLTAAERYMEEHGTEAFERLISRDREARARHHGAYTNGNYTIFNDDFIY; the protein is encoded by the exons ATGGGGGCTTCTGAAAACAATTTCCTCCACGTCATTGCCAAGAACTTCGATGTTCTTGCACT GCCCTTGGTTACCCTCGTTTACCCTTT ATATGCTTCAATCCAGGCCATAGAGACCAG GCTTGCCATATGGCCCTATGCCAAGTTGATACTTAGTTGCTGGTTGGTTCTTCCACACTTTAATGGCGCAGCGCATGTTTATAAGCAATACATTAGACCTTTCTATATGAACCCACAACTTCCGCACCTGCCGCAGATGCCACGAACTTCTCACATGTGGTATGTTCCAAGAAAGAACATATTCAGCAAGCAAGACGATGTTTTGACTGCGGCTGAGAGATACATGGAAGAGCATGGAACAGAAGCCTTTGAAAGACTCATAAGCAGG GATAGAGAAGCTAGAGCAAGGCATCATGGAGCATACACAAATGGAAATTACACAATCTTCAATGATGATTTTATATATTAG
- the LOC112750227 gene encoding HVA22-like protein c isoform X1: MGASENNFLHVIAKNFDVLALPLVTLVYPLYASIQAIETRSIADDQQWLTYWVLYSLITLFELTFAKVLEVLAIWPYAKLILSCWLVLPHFNGAAHVYKQYIRPFYMNPQLPHLPQMPRTSHMWYVPRKNIFSKQDDVLTAAERYMEEHGTEAFERLISRDREARARHHGAYTNGNYTIFNDDFIY, translated from the exons ATGGGGGCTTCTGAAAACAATTTCCTCCACGTCATTGCCAAGAACTTCGATGTTCTTGCACT GCCCTTGGTTACCCTCGTTTACCCTTT ATATGCTTCAATCCAGGCCATAGAGACCAGGTCAATTGCTGATGACCAACAATGGCTCACATATTGGGTTCTCTATTCTTTGATAACACTCTTTGAGCTCACTTTTGCCAAAGTTCTTGAAgt GCTTGCCATATGGCCCTATGCCAAGTTGATACTTAGTTGCTGGTTGGTTCTTCCACACTTTAATGGCGCAGCGCATGTTTATAAGCAATACATTAGACCTTTCTATATGAACCCACAACTTCCGCACCTGCCGCAGATGCCACGAACTTCTCACATGTGGTATGTTCCAAGAAAGAACATATTCAGCAAGCAAGACGATGTTTTGACTGCGGCTGAGAGATACATGGAAGAGCATGGAACAGAAGCCTTTGAAAGACTCATAAGCAGG GATAGAGAAGCTAGAGCAAGGCATCATGGAGCATACACAAATGGAAATTACACAATCTTCAATGATGATTTTATATATTAG